CAACGCTAAAATAGCAATATCGAAAATGTAGAAGAGCCAGCTCACTTGCTGCGAATTAAAGAAGCCCCTACATTACAGGACAAGCACCTTCTTTTGATGCAGTATTCGTTATAAAGCTGGATTAGCGCCTGTGAGTCAAATGCTGTAGCAACATTGATATCCAGAACAGACCAATGATTGATGATGCGGTTTTTCTCTGCCTTCATTTCCTGTAGCAGAGAGATGGCCTTGTCTACAAAGGCCTGATCATCAACATACCTGCCATAGGTCGCCAGCAATGGGGCTACGGTGTTGATGGCAATATTTTCAATGCTACTGCTACCGAGAGTGGGCACTTTTTTCTCTGAGTATGTACCAAACTGATAGTGGTGCTGCCAATACTCTGAAACCTGTATTTTGAATAATTTTTTCAGGTCTTTGGCAGAGCCTGTCTCCAACAGGTTCTGAAATAAGGACGGCGTTTGGCTCAACAGTTTTGAAAACTGGGCCAGTCGCACGGTGGGAAAGTTGGCAGGACGAAGTCTCAACAGCTTCCACTGCATGGCCTGCAGCCGGTCGGTCAGGTTATATTTGTGTTTTAGAAAATTATATTCTTTTAGCAGTGCCTGCTCATATTCATCTACGGACTTCTGCCCCAATAATCCGGCCTGACCAAAGACAAGGGCTTCAACCTGAAGCTGGTTACCTGCGTGCTTTTTAATGATTTTGTAAGGAAGGGATTCTGCTAATCCCTGAAATGGTTCACTGTTGATCTTGAAACCAAAGTTTTTGGCAAGAAGCTGATATGCCGTTTCTTCCCAGTCGTTTCGGTTGCTTTGGTAAAGTGCTTTTACTGCCTCCGCTTTCACTGACAGTCGCTCCATCAAAACTTTATCCAGTGCTGAAAGCCAGGTAATATCCGAAACTTGTTTCAATTGCTTTTCGCACCGGATCTCCGAAGGGTTATTGATGAGTTTTTTATAGTCGAAAATCACCCTTTCATCTATAAGTCCCTGAAGTTCAATCACCGGCAGTATGGTACCATCTGCCCTTTTGGCTTCCTGGTTGCTTTGCCAGACCACATGCAAAACCACATTGTTATAGGCCGTGTCAGTATGGTGTTTATGGTAAGTCCAGTCAGCCGAATGTATATGCAGTTCTACATGGCCTCTCCATTCGATATTACCAATTTGAATAATGGCTTCCTTAAAATCCGGGCCAGCATCCGTATTATGCATGCCGGGGTAAATGATATTAACTTTTGCTCCGTCGGTGGTTGACAGAGCGCTTTTATTGAAGTATTGATACTGCCAAACAAAGTGTAAAAATGCCTCCTGCATGCCGTTACATATATTTATCCAGGTAAATAGCCATGTTCTTTTGGATAGCCAAAGCTTCGCGGCTGGCAACCTCAGCAAAATCTTCACCGGTTGAGGCGTATATGATCCCTCTGGAGGAGTTGACCAGCAGGCCGCACTCCTTATTCAATCCATATTTAGATACATCTTCAAGGCTTCCTCCCTGTGCTCCCACGCCGGGGACCAGGAAGAAGTTATCAGGTGCAAGCTCTCTTATCTTTTCTATTTTATCAGCCCTGGTAGCACCAACCACAAACATAAGTTGGTCTGAATTTGCCCACTCCCTGCTCTTTAAAATCACCTTTTCATAAAAAGCCTGCCCTGACTCCCTGTCGGTAAGCAACTGAAAATCATTGCTGCCGGCATTTGAAGTATGGGCCAGCAGGATCACCCACTTATCATCAAACTCCAGAAATGGGGTAACGGAATCTTCACCCATGTAAGGCGCTACCGTGATGGAGTCGAAGTTCATAGTCTCGAAAAATGCTTTGGCATACAGTTTAGACGTATTTCCTATATCCCCACGCTTGGC
This region of Fulvivirga ulvae genomic DNA includes:
- a CDS encoding DUF2851 family protein, with the translated sequence MQEAFLHFVWQYQYFNKSALSTTDGAKVNIIYPGMHNTDAGPDFKEAIIQIGNIEWRGHVELHIHSADWTYHKHHTDTAYNNVVLHVVWQSNQEAKRADGTILPVIELQGLIDERVIFDYKKLINNPSEIRCEKQLKQVSDITWLSALDKVLMERLSVKAEAVKALYQSNRNDWEETAYQLLAKNFGFKINSEPFQGLAESLPYKIIKKHAGNQLQVEALVFGQAGLLGQKSVDEYEQALLKEYNFLKHKYNLTDRLQAMQWKLLRLRPANFPTVRLAQFSKLLSQTPSLFQNLLETGSAKDLKKLFKIQVSEYWQHHYQFGTYSEKKVPTLGSSSIENIAINTVAPLLATYGRYVDDQAFVDKAISLLQEMKAEKNRIINHWSVLDINVATAFDSQALIQLYNEYCIKRRCLSCNVGASLIRSK
- the pyrF gene encoding orotidine-5'-phosphate decarboxylase, whose amino-acid sequence is MNKAQLFQQIQKKNSYLCVGLDTDLSKIPAHLLKLEDPVFEFNKQIIDATKEYAIAYKPNIAFYEALGPKGWESLAKTLEYIPKDIFTIADAKRGDIGNTSKLYAKAFFETMNFDSITVAPYMGEDSVTPFLEFDDKWVILLAHTSNAGSNDFQLLTDRESGQAFYEKVILKSREWANSDQLMFVVGATRADKIEKIRELAPDNFFLVPGVGAQGGSLEDVSKYGLNKECGLLVNSSRGIIYASTGEDFAEVASREALAIQKNMAIYLDKYM